The genomic segment aatttgacgagtttcttgtctgacagttaatttttaacatttcctttttaattattttaaattgttcatctgttttaatttaaatattaaaatgagtgtttttgtgcagctggattgtgcTCTAGTGAAACAGATgactgagcaacaacgtggcaacgtgcaggaattttacagaaaacactacacacttttCTATTCTGGATCAAACAATCTCACTGTAGAATCCAAGGAGAGcccaaacccagcgtatagaggctgagtgaatgtggtgtggactctgtggaggagcttcatcgtgtcagagacgctgtagaaggacagagttcctgcactgtgatccacatacactcctattctggagggtgatggaactctgagatcagtctcaATGTTGTTGTGATAGAAAGAGAGAGTAGAAGAAGAACACCGCAGTCTCCATGACTGATTGTTGAATCCAAACCTACAATCTTTACcccgtcctttcctgctgatgcctttatatgagactgatatggacACAACACCAGCactgctccactccacctcccagtaacagcgtccacacacactctccttacacaacacctgccaccaggaatcaaatctctctggatgatcagagtaacgctgctctctcccactgtctctcaccgctctgttcttctcagacagaatgaggtaacgatgtgccgtgttgggatccagagtcagatagcagaaatctaaaataaaagagaaaaacaaactgaacaatgtgaacatgttgggtttaattcacacaatatatttatgtgaagtgtgtgtgtgtgtgtgtgtgttagatgtacatttcagaaactcttctctgctctgtggttctgaaatgatctgaactgctgcagctgtggagagaaaaatggaaacatgagtttgtgtaaaagatggaaagagttgaaagtgatccagtcagtttattcattttaaatcagtgttttagttcaaagtgtcgggtgaataaagtgtctgcagaaaagaaagcaggagcatcgctaagaaataacattaataaaataatagTAACATTATTTTACTGGGGGATTTTAATATCCACTTTGACCACTCGGATAACTTGCTTACTAAAGATTTTAAGGCAATGTTAGATTGTTTTGATATGGCCCAATATATTGACTTTCCTACGTATTCAAAGGGCCACACTCTTGATTTAATCTGTTGTACTGGCATTGCCCCATTTAGTATCAGTACAGCTGACCTACCCATCTCTGACCATAAGCCTGTCTTATTCAATGCTAACCTACCACTCAGTAAGTTAAAATCACATCATGTCTTTTCGCAACATCAGACATGTAGAGGAGGATCTTATTAATTTAATTGCCTCAAGCACAAGCCCTGTCTCTGCTTTTCTACCTTCAAACCTCATGGACTATTATAACAGCTGCCTATCCTCTGCTCAACACTCTGCCCCTTGGTATACACCGGAGCTACAGCAGCTCAAGGCAGCAGGACATCGCCTGGAGAGGCTTAGTGCAAAAACTGGACTTACTATTCATAAACAAATGTATTCTGATCATATACTTCACTACAAAAATTTGCTATCAATAGCGAAAAACTCCTACCTTACTAATGCCATCAGCTCTGGTGAAGGGAATACTAGGAAACTTTTCTCCACTGTGAAAAATCTACTGAAACCACTAGTATCCAGCCTTCACAACAACCTCCCTAATGACCACTGCTCTGCTTTCCTGaaattctttgattctaaaatcACCAACATCCATGAACAGCTGGCCACTGCAAATGTCATCCAGCCTGAACTGCTGGCAGCAAGTGCCACAAAACTAACCTCACCTAGTGCCTTATGTGACTTCAGTCTTCCAACTGAGGACTACATCTCTGAGCTCATTACTATATCAAACTCTTCAACCTGTCTTTTGGATCCCATCCCTGCCTCTCTAGTTAAAGCATGCTTACCAGCTTTAATAACCCTGATAACCTCCATTATAAAATCCTCTCTGACAACTGGCACAGTCCCATCGTCACTAAAAGTTGCCATAATCAGACCAACACTGAAAAAATCTGGACTGGACTGTAATGACCTCAACAACTATCGTCCTATATCTAATCTGCCATTCATTTCCAAAATACTTGAGAAAGCAGTTGCATCTCAACTTCTGACATACCTCCAATATCAAAATCTTTTTGAACAATTCCAATCTGGTTTTTGCCCTCAACACAGTACTGAAACAGCGCTTGTTAAGATCACAAATGATCATCTTCGTACAGCTGATGCTGTTCTGTTGTCCATCCTCATCCATCTGGACCTCAGTGCCACTTTCGACACAATATCCCATCAACTTTTGTTAGAGCGGCTAATGAGCATAGGAGTCTGTGGCACTGCCTATAAGTGGTTTAAGAGCTACTTATCTGACAGAACCTATTTTGTCCAGATCCAGGACCAGCGATCTGAAAGCTCCATCCTCCATCATGGAGTTCCACAGGGATCAGTACTGGGGCCACTCCTGTTCATTGTCTACCTCCTTCCCCTTGGTAACATTTTCAGGCACTATGGAATACAGTTTCACTCATACACTGATGACACCCAGCTTTATGTGTCCACTAGGCCCACTGCCAGCATCCCACCCAGTGCCCTCACTGCCTGTCTCCATGACATACAGGCATGGATGACAAGAAATTACCTAAAACTCAATAGTAGTAAAACTGAGCTTCTACTCATTGGAACCACAACAACACTTCAAAAAAAGCAATATTAAATCACCCTCTGTAGGTGAGGACATTATACCAGTCTCTAAACAGGTAAAGAGCCTTGGAGTTATCCTGGACAGCACCCTCTCATTCTCCAACCACATCAATAATGTCTGTCGAACTGCGTTCTTCCATCTCAGGAACATTTCCAGACTGCGTCCTGTACTTATCCAGCACTCTGCTGAAGTGCTTGTTAACACCCTGGTAATGTCCCGCATAGACTACTGCAATGCAATTTTGACAGGCATTCCAAACAAACTCACCCATCATCTACAGCTCATCCAAAACTCTGCGGCACGCATTATTACCTGTTCAAAGTCCTTCCACCATGTTTCACCCCTGCTGATCCAACTACACTGGCTTCCAATATCCCAACGTATTGACTTTGAAATCCTGCTAATCACTTTCAAAGCCTTCCATAATCTTGCCCCTCCATATATTAAAGAACTCCTATAGACCTACACACCTTCTCGTTCACAACGATCATCTAATACGGGATTATTGGCTGAACCAAACGTCAGACTCACTACAATGGGAGAAAGGGCTTTCTCATATGCCGCTCCTAAACTATGGAATTCCCTTCCCTCACATATCCGTACCCTGGACTCTATTTCACAATTCAAAAGTGCACTTAAAACTCACCTTTTTAAATTAGCAGATGGGCTCTAAGCCACCCACTTGCTGTTATGATTTTGATGTTTTTATCGTTCATTTTTCAACCACACATTGACTTTTTATCTGTAAGGTGACCTTGGGTGCTTTGAAAGGCGCCGTGAAACAAattagatgtattattattattattacataacacatcactgtgtttctccagcaggaacagctcctcttaccatgtggagggattttgttgaattcctcctcacagaattcctcgagtctctttttcagatctgagagagaattctTCACGCCATCAAATGAcagatgttgatggacagtgacgctggatgtgtGAAAATCGTGTCTGCGAAATTGAGGAGACcgacgtccagaagctaaaacctacagaaagcaaatgaaatataaaacccacttgtgatgtcagatgtaggtatcatgccgccattttgtctctaagaactacaactcctagTCCTCTTctgcgtgacctacgtcacgcatgggtgggatcatctacgtcagtccgccatgcgcgcttaaatccaggcggaagctctgctctttgtctctcgcgtccggtttccgaggagtctagatgcataaagagatgctctcaaacccgaaaacacttctttcttgcaagattcaccatccagcacattctgtgcctaaccactggccaaggtaaaagtccagaatagcgcgatctttaaactcaacctgagttacaaccggtttattcgtattagaagtgacgtcacgactgcagcccaggcagttaaaagttaagaagcgattgaatcctttttaactcaaaagcgctgtgcatcttattctgatcagagacttttcctcacgaacgctgaggttcggaccaagaatcctctgctttccacgggaaccacccaagtgctccgctggacccgaaagttctctacgcctccatcacgagcggctcacgtgctcccacggcgaggcccgagactacaccggcgaatatttcttcatatcttgctaaaggcaggattaagtaagattttggcatttgggcataattaagatagtcttaggaatttagctttattgaaatagtgtgaatttaaacccaggtttatctgttacactgttaaacacacagcgtgttgaattgttctgtttttgttttaatctcaattgtttttaatagataggctgtgcatgctttcctttactactaacatatttagttgtcttattatacatcttgaccgcattaagatttcaggggattcagtactgttataagctagtgaaattggcTTATGGTTGATTTCTTTTAGCACACATTAGCTACGGCAaattcctttgtctttagcaacacgtgctcagtaggcctcaccaggcctaacaaacacactttagctaggccatagggcctttcacaaacacacactagcaacacaaggctaatctaggcctccaccacgtgtagttagctacacgaggctaaacacatggtcaagtccttcccacacacacacacaagcacacattagcaacagagctaatcctttgttctatttagataacattcctttgttttagctagcaacaagctaggccatacacacacaaacacacaccatatcatatttgtatatattgatttattatttttatctttgtataataaattcatttattatcaaaactgtgtttatttgtgtgaacaatatctgaagtccccaatctcccaaagaattcaaaaaggtgcatataagttatgtaatatggtaagtgatcgtaataatttggaaatataccataatctagctgtttggtaatttatccaggatgaatggtatgattcactaaatgattcattgaacgattcactatatgattcactaaatgattcattgaacgattcactaaatgattcacttcaaatgagactgattctatggtatgattcaattcaaatgagtcaaagtaaacgattcaatgggattgattcattttaattattaaccttcaaatttaatgagactgatttaatgagattgatcacttaatttcaataattgactgattgcacccacatcagacaaggacatttattgttcccttaatgagaggtgttttagagagtgtgtgaggaacagctggctctgtagatcagacagtgagtgttacctggaggaaatggatgtgatcgtgtgtgtgtgaaaactgctccagctcagtgactctcctctgaagatcagcaatctcctgctccagttgctccaggagtcgttcagctcgactcagttcagccttctcctgacctctgatcagctccgtcacctcccagcgctttttctccatggagctgatcagctcagtaaagatcctctcactgtcctccactgctgtctgtgcactgagctgttcggggacacacacacacacacacacacacacacacaagatttaaagctcatctatcattccctctcttactgggactgtaaatgactcgttgtccatgttgtgtgtgtttctaggagcagctctgtctctgctcactgctcacctttatagtgttcacagcctgtttcagctcctgcaccttcttctgcttctcctggattctctgctgggatttcatctgctcctcctttaactcactctgaggacaaataaaatacattcagctttttatacagtacgagcgaactggttccatattaatgtcagttcaaagtacattcatgttttGCTCTGAAGGTtatgtcctctgtgtgtgtgtgtgtgtgtgtgtgtgtgtgtgtgtgtgtgagagagagagagagaaatgttcactaactgatctgggctgggtttcccgaaagcctcttaaaaggtcataggcaagggtcggaggtgaaacgtagaatatcaactttattgtctagaagaacgacccaaaaagcaaattcaatcttcctagtgtctaatttggaccctaaaattgaataaaacggttaaaatatactgttttgcccaacttccgaaggtttgtttacatctcacttatgcgcactttcactgccaggggaccgtcgtcgtgatgtcatttaagtcaaacggaccgggagcagctctgtgtttacttgcaaaccgagcacacgtgtacggactttggtcgtgagaggttgtgtaaaatgtctgaaaacgatggcgattttgaagtaggaactctccaaattgaatatcgagaggtgaaaccatatatgtatgaacctatgaccgttgcgaagcaatcggtgaatgtggctcactggtttgaccgtgcagcctcggaatcagacagcgactcggccgactctgatcgcggtgaccctggacctcaacaagatttgcgcccaaacgatttatactggtagttatgataaattcctacttttgtcgtaatactaaataagagcccttttgaagaataattaaactgccctccctagtggatatagggaatgattactggacagtgcactggtaggccacattagcctgccatctgcagcattatactatttatagctgactctaagcgaggaaatatccctttgtctcatttccacaatgattgtacaggatccctcaggattcttgacttgttaattgcaagcaaaagtaaaaatgtttatctccaatcttctcctttttgcttgagcgttgctggtccatttcttctttgactgcttgattttgtttcacgcgcacaatccactctctccgcctcgtctcctcttccagaaaaaaagaaccctctggcttcacacacaTGATCCACTCTCTCCATCttgtctcctcttttggaaaaagccaacccactcgctccacctcatctccttttttggaaaaagccaaccctttcgctctgcctcttctcctctttcagaaaaagccaaccctctcactccgcctcttttcctttttaggaaaaagccaatcctctcgctccgcctcttctcctctcttggtaaaaggtaaaaacttcttcctgaaatgGTCCCGTTaaaacagttcactgcacaacaataaggcatgggtttttttctttggaaattcctgaacgcacgtctgcactcaagctgaacggcaatgtaCGTAAGTaaccggaagtggactcaactcaagcggtttgtttggcttaaatgacgtcacgcgccaagtggccatgaaaatagccgaacagaaattcgccgcaatCCACacgaacttattttaattattacttattaacaatacttcttgggaccagaagaaaattacagagggttttttttaacatataaagcttcaaatgtgcataatgacctcttaagatccatcatcaagctaacatggttttcccgaacaacatcgtagcacaagtcgtcctttagtttgctcggaatttacgagagacctggagcactcgttcaaaacaaagagtgaCTCGCTTGCtgccgaatccacagaatgcgcatgcggctctgagggactctcacagtcagtgGGGGAAACTCGTGTTGAATCTGCTGGTGATGTTCAATtagttttcttgtacattgcaagtacatcgagttaattatcagaggtggacagtaacaaagcacatttacttgagttctagattagattagattagattagattagattaaactttattgatccctttgggagggttccctcagggaaattaagattccagcagcatcattacaggataaatagaGAATAGAAAATCGAGAAAAAAaaccttctagataaattaaattaaattaagtatttacatatacaaatataaaaagaggggcggcacggtggtgtagtggttagcgctgtcgcctcacagcaagaaggtccgggttcaagccccatggccaacgagggtctttctgtgtggagtttgcatgttatccccgtgtccgcgtgggtttcctccgggtgctccggtttcccccacagtccaaagacatgcaggttaggttaactggtgactctaaattgaccgtaggtgtgagtgtgaatggttgtctgtgtctatgtgtcagccctgtgatgacccggcgacttgtccagggtgtaccccgcctttcgcccgtagtcagctgggataggctccagcttgcctgcgaccctgtagaacaggataaagcggctagagataatgagatgagatgagaatataaaaagaataagatatggggaaggggaccagcaggagaggtattgcacattatattgcacattgtccagtattgcttattgttaggctaggctactgctccttcctgtcctctgtcctcctgttacccctcctcccccccagagaggagttgtacagtctgatggcgtgagggacaaaggagtttttaagtctgttcgtcctgcacttgggaaggagtatactgtcactgaacaggctcctctggttgctgatgacagtgtgcagagggtgactggcattgtccatgatgctcagtagtttgtccatagtcctcttctctgccaccatcaccagagtctccagcttcatgccgaccacagagccgtcccgcctgatcagtttgtccagcctggatgtgtccttcttggatgtgctgccccccagtacACCAcaatgtaaaacaggacactggcgaccacagtgtggatagaacatccacaggcatttcctgcagatgttaaaggaccacagcctcctaaggaagtatagcctgctctgtcccttcctgtataagtgattggtgttgcaagtccagtccagccacagcccgaggtacttgtaggaagacacagcctccacctcgactccctcgatcagaactggttgtgaccttggtcagattcagattcagaatatttattgtcattgtcacaaaaagaacaacgaaatttcattggagcatccatacagcagagttgataaagtgcaaaacccataaataaatacatacccccCTAAGTAAACCAGTGTAAACATTTGACCCAGAATTACCTCAGTACAACAAAAAACAGCATAGCAGATAGCAGCATAAGTTCTTAAACTTATAAAGTGCAGAGCAGGGACATTCAGACAGATACCTGAGTATTATGATATTGTATAAACAGTGCAAAAACCAGATCAGTGCCATTATAATGTTATAACGTTATTGTCTGGGGGCAGGGGAGAGAGAGTAGTGACAACTGCAACAATGCAAACCAGTTTAATGATATTAATTGGTGGATGTGTTTGTGGATGTGGCAGAGTTCAGTAGCCTCACAGCTTGTGGATACAGGCTATTGGCCAGTCTGGATGTTCTGGCCTGTATGGACCTATATCTTCTCCCTGAGGGCAGCAGGTGGAAGAGGTGATGAGCAGGGTGGTGCTGATCCCACAGGATGTTGCGCACTCTTCTCAGACAGCGAGTGGAGTAGATGGTGCTGATCTCTCGGAGAGTCGTTCCAATGATTCTCCCGGCAGCTTTCACCACCCGCTGAAGTGCCTGCTGGTCGGCcttagtgcagctggagaaccacactagaAGTCCATGTGTCAGCACACTACTGATGGCACAGTTATAAAAGTTCACCATCAGAGGTCTGGGGATATTAAcgctcctcagcttcctcaggtgaTAGAGCCGCTGTTGTGCTTTTCCCATGGCTGTGGAAATATGAGTGCCCCAGGACAAGTCCTCAGTCACTGTTACCCCCAGGAACTTGAAACTCCTCACCCTCTCTACCACATCGT from the Neoarius graeffei isolate fNeoGra1 chromosome 2, fNeoGra1.pri, whole genome shotgun sequence genome contains:
- the LOC132880524 gene encoding tripartite motif-containing protein 16-like encodes the protein MAEASISVAQDQFMCPVCLDLLKDPVTISCGHSFCKVCINGCWDQEDQKGVYSCPQCRDTFATRPVLRRNNMLDEVVEKLKKKTEVQAASPAHCYAGPGDVECDFCTGRKHKADKSCLMCLASFCEIHLKPHLEVPALKKHTLIEASAKLQEKICSEHNKLIEIYCRTDQTYICYLCTMDRHKGHDTITAAAERAEKQSELKEEQMKSQQRIQEKQKKVQELKQAVNTIKLSAQTAVEDSERIFTELISSMEKKRWEVTELIRGQEKAELSRAERLLEQLEQEIADLQRRVTELEQFSHTHDHIHFLQVLASGRRSPQFRRHDFHTSSVTVHQHLSFDGVKNSLSDLKKRLEEFCEEEFNKIPPHAAAVQIISEPQSREEFLKYFCYLTLDPNTAHRYLILSEKNRAVRDSGREQRYSDHPERFDSWWQVLCKESVCGRCYWEVEWSSAGVVSISVSYKGISRKGRGKDCRFGFNNQSWRLRCSSSTLSFYHNNIETDLRVPSPSRIGVYVDHSAGTLSFYSVSDTMKLLHRVHTTFTQPLYAGFGLSLDSTVRLFDPE